Proteins co-encoded in one Trueperella abortisuis genomic window:
- the metX gene encoding homoserine O-acetyltransferase MetX, with product MTPDASFPPFLVGYPPLTPVTDAAPVADFDTGYHPPLSRKPLPATGAWREGDDPGERQFADLGPLPLELGGTIPVTLAFETWGTLAPDGSNAILLCHALTGDSHATSRDGTDGWWHDIVGPGKAIDTERWFVVCPNVLGGCQGSTGPASTAPDGKPWGSRFPEITIRDMCAAEKLLADRLGVRCWALIAGASFGGCRVMEWAASYPDMCAAIAVLVAGPATTAEQIAYQKTQNQAIALDPAFNGGDYYHLPDGAGPHRGLGLARELAHITYRSPLELHQRFGRTPQAGEDPLAGGRYAVSSYLDHHAYKLAARFDANSYLTISQSMITHDIGRGRGGTRAVVAALTMPALVVAVDSDRLFYPSDMAQLAAALPGARPLRTVVSEYGHDGFLIENDQVTAILGEFLDDLGLRALPAPTRQMQ from the coding sequence ATGACACCCGACGCTTCCTTTCCCCCGTTCCTGGTGGGCTACCCGCCGCTCACCCCGGTCACCGACGCCGCGCCCGTGGCGGACTTCGACACCGGCTACCACCCGCCACTGTCCCGCAAGCCCCTGCCCGCCACCGGCGCCTGGCGCGAGGGCGACGACCCTGGCGAGCGCCAGTTCGCTGATCTCGGCCCCCTCCCGCTTGAGCTCGGCGGCACCATCCCCGTCACCCTCGCCTTCGAAACCTGGGGAACCCTCGCCCCCGACGGCTCGAACGCGATCCTGCTCTGCCACGCCCTCACCGGCGACTCCCACGCCACCTCGAGGGACGGCACCGACGGCTGGTGGCACGACATCGTCGGCCCGGGAAAGGCGATCGACACCGAGCGCTGGTTCGTGGTGTGCCCGAACGTGCTGGGCGGATGCCAGGGTTCGACGGGTCCGGCCTCGACCGCCCCGGACGGCAAGCCGTGGGGCTCGCGCTTCCCGGAGATCACGATCCGGGACATGTGCGCCGCAGAGAAGCTACTCGCCGACCGCCTCGGCGTCCGGTGCTGGGCCCTCATCGCCGGCGCCTCTTTCGGAGGCTGCCGCGTCATGGAGTGGGCCGCCTCCTACCCGGACATGTGCGCCGCGATCGCGGTGCTCGTGGCGGGCCCGGCAACCACCGCCGAACAGATCGCCTACCAGAAGACACAGAACCAGGCCATCGCCCTCGACCCCGCCTTTAACGGCGGCGACTACTACCATCTTCCCGACGGCGCCGGCCCCCACCGCGGCCTGGGGCTGGCTCGCGAGCTTGCCCACATCACCTATCGCAGCCCGCTCGAGCTGCACCAGCGCTTCGGGCGCACCCCGCAGGCGGGCGAGGACCCGTTGGCGGGCGGGCGCTACGCCGTCTCCTCTTACCTCGATCACCACGCCTACAAGCTTGCCGCCCGCTTCGACGCGAATTCCTATCTGACTATCTCGCAGTCGATGATCACCCACGACATCGGGCGCGGTCGCGGCGGGACCCGCGCCGTCGTCGCCGCCCTCACCATGCCGGCACTGGTGGTCGCCGTGGATTCGGACCGGCTGTTCTATCCGAGTGATATGGCGCAGCTCGCCGCCGCCCTGCCCGGCGCGCGCCCGTTGCGCACGGTGGTCTCCGAGTACGGCCACGACGGCTTCCTCATCGAAAACGACCAGGTCACGGCGATCTTGGGCGAGTTCCTCGACGACCTCGGCCTTCGCGCCTTGCCCGCCCCCACGCGCCAGATGCAATAA
- a CDS encoding alpha/beta hydrolase, with amino-acid sequence MSWIPDFLGDGFYQRVLPLHDDDYGPNRATVVTYRPGESDPAFAVLALHGWNDYFYQYEFAFEVERMGGRFYALDLRKYGRSHIEGQMWGYIEDLSTYDEEIHEALDVIYSELGETVPVFLYGHSTGGLTATLWADRHPDALAGLILNSPWLEFQGQTALRLASQPLLDTIHRLSPTTVIPTPDNGFYQRLLTGYMTDDERAAAGASDDPFMSEGGWHPDPRYRHMPSFPVRAGWLRAIANGHERVAQGLDIQCPILVLTSAQTFYSDTWDDRMRRADTVLNVEQIWKRVPWLGRVTTLVKVPDAIHDVLLSRRCARTIAYAYIEGFVRGAAHF; translated from the coding sequence ATGTCGTGGATACCTGATTTCCTTGGGGACGGCTTCTACCAGCGTGTCCTGCCCCTGCACGACGACGACTACGGCCCCAACCGCGCCACCGTCGTCACCTACCGGCCGGGCGAGAGCGATCCTGCCTTCGCGGTTCTGGCGCTCCACGGCTGGAACGACTACTTCTATCAGTACGAGTTCGCCTTCGAGGTGGAGCGCATGGGCGGCCGCTTTTACGCCCTTGACCTGCGCAAGTACGGCCGATCCCACATTGAGGGGCAGATGTGGGGGTACATCGAGGATCTGTCCACGTATGACGAGGAGATCCACGAGGCGCTTGACGTCATCTACTCGGAACTGGGCGAGACGGTCCCGGTTTTCCTCTACGGCCACTCCACCGGCGGCCTGACCGCGACCCTGTGGGCGGACCGCCACCCGGACGCGCTCGCCGGCCTCATCCTCAACTCCCCGTGGCTCGAGTTCCAGGGCCAGACCGCGTTGCGCCTGGCGAGCCAGCCCCTGCTTGACACGATCCACCGCCTCTCGCCGACCACCGTCATCCCGACGCCGGATAACGGCTTTTACCAGCGGCTTCTTACCGGCTACATGACCGACGACGAGCGGGCCGCCGCCGGAGCCTCCGACGATCCGTTCATGTCCGAGGGCGGCTGGCATCCCGACCCGCGGTACCGCCACATGCCCAGCTTCCCCGTCCGGGCGGGCTGGCTGCGCGCGATCGCGAACGGCCATGAGCGCGTAGCCCAAGGGCTCGACATCCAGTGCCCGATCCTGGTGCTGACCAGCGCACAGACCTTCTACTCCGACACGTGGGACGATCGCATGCGCCGCGCCGACACCGTGCTTAACGTCGAGCAGATCTGGAAGCGGGTGCCGTGGCTGGGGCGGGTGACCACGCTGGTCAAGGTGCCGGATGCCATCCACGACGTGCTACTTTCCCGCCGCTGCGCGCGCACGATCGCCTACGCCTACATTGAGGGTTTCGTCCGCGGCGCGGCCCACTTCTAG
- a CDS encoding FAD-binding and (Fe-S)-binding domain-containing protein, with the protein MKPTLAKTIAACIAGDVDSSDRARAEYATDASNYRVPPQLVVCPKNDDDVAAVLRICREHSVPLTARGGGTSVAGNAVGEGVILDFSRYMNAIEIDPVARTARVQPGVVMSDLQAAAAPHGLRFGPDPSTQNRATLGGMIGNNACGPHAVAWGRTADNVVSLECLDGTGRRFTAGAGQIDVPGLARLVDSHLADIRRNFGRFSRQVSGYSLEHLLPEAGRDVAKMLVGSEGTLVVITRAVVRLVPLAQAPTLVVLGYPDMPAAADAVPALLAHSPLAVEGIDAQLVDVVRRKKGSVPELPEGGGWLFIEVGAQEGEDVSVVGQRVDAILRDAGTNATRVCPPGPEASELWRIRADGAGLGGRTPKGNAAWPGWEDSAVPPEKLGPYLRDLRALMDAKGLDGLMYGHFGDGCVHVRIDFPIETPDGVAIMRAFMEEAADVAVRYGGSLSGEHGDGRARSELLTRMYPPEVIELFGAVKALFDPEDVLNPGVLVRPRPLDADLRRPHAAPSTYAGGFHFREDDGDLTRAVHRCTGVGNCRANRTAAGFFMCPSYQATKEEKDATRGRARVLQEVTSGKLIKGFADAALRESLDLCLACKACSADCPTGVNLAKFKSEALYRGYAGKLRPRTHYLLGNLPLLARWVTAVPGLAALANAALKVTPLRKVVFAVAGLDPRRQMPGFATTRFSALTKSQQEAMRRVGGELAEGVGVPGGAERGARPGVVGEAASGQCAKKYVMLWADSFSETLDTAGAQAMVGVLQRAGYTVLIPPSDTCCGLTWITTGQLDHAKKELDHLLGVLAPFAASGIPIVGVEPSCTAVLREDMPDLLDDPRASLVSHMTYTLAELLTAPAPIGPEGWTPPDLSGLTIVAQPHCHHYSVMGWRADAELLRRAGAKLTTVSGCCGLAGNFGMERGHYEVSVKVAGNDLLPKLAAAPDDAVYLADGFSCRTQAAQLAGDQGVHLAELLRDGVHVRRKGAGR; encoded by the coding sequence ATGAAACCTACTTTGGCCAAGACGATCGCGGCGTGCATCGCCGGCGACGTCGACTCCTCGGATCGCGCCCGTGCCGAATACGCGACGGACGCGTCGAACTACCGGGTCCCGCCGCAGCTGGTGGTCTGCCCCAAGAACGACGACGACGTCGCGGCCGTCCTGCGCATCTGCCGGGAGCACTCGGTGCCGCTGACGGCGCGCGGCGGGGGAACGTCGGTGGCGGGTAACGCGGTGGGCGAGGGAGTGATCCTCGACTTTTCCAGGTACATGAATGCGATCGAGATTGACCCGGTGGCGCGCACGGCGCGGGTTCAGCCGGGCGTCGTCATGAGCGATCTGCAGGCGGCCGCCGCCCCGCACGGCCTGCGCTTTGGCCCAGACCCCTCCACCCAAAACCGCGCCACGCTGGGCGGGATGATCGGCAACAACGCCTGCGGCCCGCACGCGGTGGCCTGGGGGCGCACGGCAGACAACGTCGTGTCCCTCGAGTGCCTGGACGGGACGGGCCGGCGCTTTACGGCGGGTGCGGGTCAGATCGACGTGCCGGGGCTGGCCCGGCTCGTGGATTCGCACCTGGCCGACATCCGCCGTAACTTTGGCCGGTTCTCCCGCCAGGTTTCGGGCTACTCGCTTGAGCATCTACTCCCGGAGGCTGGGCGCGACGTGGCGAAGATGCTGGTCGGATCGGAGGGCACGCTCGTCGTTATCACGCGGGCCGTCGTGCGCTTGGTGCCGCTGGCGCAGGCACCTACGCTCGTGGTGCTCGGCTACCCCGACATGCCCGCGGCCGCCGACGCCGTGCCCGCGCTGCTCGCGCACTCGCCACTGGCGGTGGAGGGCATCGACGCCCAGCTCGTGGACGTGGTGCGGCGCAAGAAGGGCTCGGTGCCGGAGCTACCGGAGGGCGGGGGCTGGCTGTTTATCGAGGTCGGAGCCCAGGAGGGGGAGGACGTGTCGGTGGTAGGGCAGCGCGTGGATGCGATCCTTCGCGACGCCGGCACGAACGCTACCCGGGTCTGCCCGCCCGGCCCGGAGGCGAGCGAGCTGTGGCGGATCCGGGCAGACGGCGCGGGGCTCGGTGGGCGAACCCCGAAGGGCAACGCGGCGTGGCCAGGGTGGGAGGATTCGGCCGTTCCGCCAGAAAAGCTTGGCCCCTACCTGCGAGATCTTCGCGCGCTGATGGATGCCAAGGGCCTAGACGGGCTCATGTACGGCCACTTCGGCGACGGGTGCGTGCACGTGCGCATCGACTTCCCCATCGAAACCCCGGACGGGGTGGCGATCATGCGAGCCTTCATGGAGGAGGCCGCGGATGTGGCGGTGCGCTACGGCGGGTCGCTGTCCGGCGAGCACGGTGACGGGCGCGCCCGCTCCGAGTTGCTCACCCGCATGTACCCGCCCGAGGTTATCGAGCTGTTCGGCGCGGTCAAGGCCCTCTTCGACCCCGAGGATGTGCTCAACCCGGGCGTGCTCGTGCGCCCGCGGCCCCTCGACGCCGACCTGCGCCGCCCTCATGCCGCCCCCAGTACGTATGCTGGCGGCTTCCATTTCCGTGAGGACGACGGCGACCTCACCCGCGCCGTCCACCGCTGCACCGGGGTGGGCAACTGCCGGGCAAATCGCACCGCCGCGGGATTCTTCATGTGCCCCTCCTATCAGGCCACGAAGGAGGAGAAGGACGCCACCCGTGGGCGGGCCCGGGTGCTGCAGGAGGTCACGAGCGGGAAACTGATCAAGGGTTTCGCCGACGCCGCCCTGCGCGAGTCGCTCGACCTGTGCCTGGCGTGCAAGGCGTGCTCGGCCGACTGCCCGACGGGCGTGAACCTAGCCAAGTTCAAGTCCGAGGCGCTCTACCGCGGGTATGCGGGCAAGCTCCGCCCGCGCACCCACTACCTGCTCGGTAACCTGCCGCTGCTGGCACGCTGGGTCACGGCGGTGCCGGGGTTGGCGGCGCTCGCGAACGCCGCGCTGAAGGTCACGCCGCTGCGCAAGGTGGTCTTCGCCGTCGCCGGGCTGGACCCGCGCCGACAGATGCCAGGATTTGCGACCACGCGATTCTCGGCGCTGACGAAGAGCCAGCAGGAAGCGATGCGCCGCGTCGGGGGAGAACTCGCCGAGGGCGTTGGGGTGCCCGGGGGCGCCGAGCGTGGGGCGAGGCCCGGCGTCGTCGGTGAGGCCGCGAGTGGCCAGTGCGCTAAGAAGTACGTGATGCTGTGGGCCGACTCGTTCTCCGAGACGCTGGACACCGCGGGGGCGCAGGCGATGGTGGGCGTGCTGCAGCGGGCCGGCTACACCGTGCTCATCCCGCCCTCGGACACGTGTTGCGGGCTGACCTGGATCACCACCGGGCAGCTCGACCACGCCAAGAAGGAGCTGGACCACCTGCTCGGTGTGCTGGCGCCGTTCGCGGCGTCGGGCATCCCGATCGTGGGCGTGGAGCCCTCGTGCACAGCGGTGCTGCGCGAGGACATGCCTGACCTTCTGGACGACCCGCGCGCCAGCCTGGTGTCCCACATGACGTACACGCTCGCCGAGCTGCTGACCGCGCCTGCGCCGATCGGGCCCGAGGGGTGGACGCCGCCGGACCTCAGCGGTCTGACGATCGTGGCTCAACCGCACTGCCATCATTATTCGGTGATGGGCTGGCGCGCCGACGCGGAGCTACTGCGCCGCGCCGGCGCCAAGCTCACCACGGTCTCCGGGTGTTGCGGACTGGCCGGGAACTTCGGCATGGAGAGGGGGCATTACGAGGTGTCGGTCAAGGTTGCGGGCAACGATCTGCTGCCCAAGCTCGCCGCCGCCCCCGACGACGCCGTCTACCTCGCCGACGGCTTTTCCTGCCGCACACAGGCCGCCCAACTCGCCGGCGATCAGGGCGTTCACCTTGCCGAGCTGCTGCGTGACGGGGTTCACGTGCGGCGCAAGGGTGCGGGCCGGTAA